The genomic window GGCCCTCACGTCGCCGCTGCGGCCGACCACGCGCGCCTCGCCCGGCGCCAGCGTGGCGTCGGTCACGAGCACGAGCCGTCCGTCGCGCTCGAGCGTCGCACCCTGCGGGCCCGCTCCGAGCGTTGCGCGGTCGGCTGCGCAGACGTGGAGCGCGAGCGGCTCGTCGGGCGGGAACAGCTCGACGGCGCGGTCCACCAGCGCTGCGAGGAGGTCCTGGGGCGCGGGCGGCAGCCCGAGCACGCGCTCGGCGATCGCGCAGGCGAGCTCGATCACGAGCCGTCGGTTCTCGGTCAGGTAGGCGCGGCGCAGGGCGCCGAGCTCGCAGGCAGCCGCGGCGAGCGCGTCCGTCGCGGCGCGCAGCGCGTCGGCTTCCTGCCATGGCAGCGCGCCGCGTCCGGCACGCTCGCCCTCCTCCCAGGCGGCCCGGCGCATCGCCTCGACGTCCAGGGCAGGCGCCGGCGGCGCGGCAGCCGGCGGCGACTCCGGGCGCCACGGCGCCTCGCCGGCTCGCCGGAACGCGCCGGCGGCGGGCAGCGGCTCGGGCGCGAACGCGCCCGCCCCGCCCGACGCGGGCGTGAACGCAGTCGACACCGTCTCGCAACTCACCGCTGCCCGCTCCTCCGTCACGCCACGCACCGCCTCACCCCTGCTGCAGCCAGCTCTGGATGGCCTTCACGCTCTCGTCCGCCCGGGCGCGCGCGAGCTGCGCCGCGCCCGCCGGACTCGGCCCGCTGGCACCGGCCGCCGCGGCAGCGAGCGTGCCACCGCCGAGCTCCACCTCGAGGTCCGAGACGCGTGCGGGCAGCCGCGGCGCGCCCGCCCCGCCCAGTGCCGCGAGCAGCGGGCGGACGACGAAGACACCCGCCAACGCCAGCGCAGCGAGCAGCACGAGCCCGCGCAGCACCTGCGCGAGCAGCGGCCAGGCGGGGCCGTCGCTCCAGCCACCAGCCTCGCCAGCGTCGCCCTCCGGAGCGTCCTGGAAGGCGGCGTTGGCGATCGTCAACTGGTCGCCGCGCTCCTCCGAGAAGCCGATGGCGCGCTTCGCCAGTGCCTCGAAGTCGCGTAGCGCCGGCTCTTCCCACGGCGTGAAACCACCATCGGCGCCGCTCTTGCCGTCGAGGAGGACGGCGACGGTGAGGCGCCTCACCGTACCCGAAGGCTCGACCGAGCGGCGGACGGTCTTGCTGAGCTCGTAGTTGATCGTCTCGCTGGTGCGCGAGCTGCGCCGGCTCGCGCCTCCGCCGCTGCTCGCCGGCGTCTCGGTCGTACCCGGCACGTTCGAGGCCACGCCGGGTGGGCCCTCGGCGAGCCCCACCCCGTCCTCGTCGGTCTCGACGGTGCGCTGCTCGCTGCGCTCGATCTGGGAGTCGGGGTCGAAGCGCTCTTCGGTCTCCTCGGTCTGCGTCCAGTCGAGGTCGGCGCGCACCTGCGCCACGACACGGCCCGCGCCCACCACCGGCGCCAGGATCGCCTCGACGCGCTGCCCCAGCTCACGTTCGAGCCGGGCCTGGTACTCGCCGGTACCGGCCGGCTGCGCCGGGTCGACCCCGTCGTCGCCGGCGGGTGCGAGCATGCGCCCGCGTCCGTCCACGACCGTGACGCGGTCTGCCGCCAGCCCCTCCACCGACGACGACACCAGGTGCACGACGCCGCGCACCTGCGCCGCGGACAGCGCTGCGCCCGGATGCAGCTCGACGATCACCGAGGCGCTCGGCTTGCGCTCGCGGTCGCCGACGAAGGGCGAGCGCTCGGGCAGCGCGATCTGCACCCGCGCCCGCATCACCGGCTCGAGCTGGGCGATCGAGCGCGCCAGCTCGCCTTGGAGGGCGCGCCGGTAGTTGACGCGGTGCACGAAGTCCGTGACCCCGAAGTCCGGCTTGTCGAAGAGCTCGAAACCGGCGCCGCCGCCCGCCGGCAGGCCCTGGCCCGCGAGCTGGATGCGCGCCGCGTAGACGCGGTCGGCCGGCACCTGCACTTCGTTGCCCCCCGCCGCGAGCTGGTAGGGGATCCGCTCCCCGTCGAGTACCTCGACGACGCGGGCCATCTCCTCCGGAGCGATACCGCGGAACAGCGGCGCCCAGGTCGGGCCGCCCGCGCCGGCGCCGAGCCAGGCGAAGAAGGCCAGCGAGCCGACCGCCGTCGCTGCGAACAGCAGCCGGCGGCCGAGCGGCCAGGCCAGGAACTGCGTGCGGAGGTTCTGGAGCCAATCGGGCATCGGCATCGTTCACACCTGCATCCGCATGATCTCGTGGTAGGCCTCGAGTGCGCGGTCGCGCACCTGGGTCACGAGCTGGACCGAGAGCTCGGCCCGCGACAGCGACACCATCGTCTCGACCACGTCGCCCTGGCCCGCGGCCAGCGCGCGGGCTCGTGCTTCGGCGTCCTGCTGCACGCGGTCGGCGTCCTCGAGCAGCGCGCCGAGCCGCTCCGCGAAGCTGCCGCCGGCAGCCGCGCGCGGCCCGCCGGCGGCGGGCGCCGGATCACCCGCCAGTGCGCGGGCCCCGCTCTCGATGGCGCCCGTCGTCACCGGCCGATCCGCAGGGCGGCTTCGCCCATCTCGCGCGTCTTCTTGAGCGCAAGCAGGTCCGCCTCGAACGAGCGGCTCGCCGTGAGCAGGTTCGCGAGCTCCGCGACCAGGTCGACGTTCGGCATGCGCACGTAGCCCTCGGCGTCGGCATCGGGATGGCCCGGATCGAAGCGCAGCGGGCCCGGCGTCGGGTCGATCTCGACGCGCGGGACCTCGACGCTTCGCAGGCGCCGCGCCAGCCGGTCGGCGAACGGGCCCTCGAGCGCACGAGCGGCGAAGACGGGGTCGCGTCGCTGATACGGCCCACCCTCGGCGGTGCGGGTGGTCTGGGCGTTGGCGAGATTCGAGGCAGTCACGAGCATGCGCGCGCGCTGCGCGAGCAGGCCCGAGACGGCCACGTCAGAGATCTGCGTGAGGCTCATGATCGATGGCCCTCCTAACGGCCGCGCCCGAGTGCGATCTGGCGCAGCGCGAACAGCCGCGAGAGCACCTCGGCCTGCTCGCGGAAGGCCCCGGCGTTGCGGGACAGCGCCACCAGCTCGCGGTCGACGTCGACGTCGTTGCCGTCCGGGCGCGGAGCGCCGCCCTGGGCGGTGATCCGCCAGCCCGACGCGGCGTCGCCGCCGAGATGGCCGGCCTGGGTGCGGCGCGGCGCCGCACCGCGCGCGAGCGCGTCGGCGAAGGTGACCTCCGCGCTTCGGTAGCCGGGCGTGTCGGCATTCGCGACGTTGGCCGCGAGCACGGCCTGGCGCGCAACGCGGAAGCGCATCGCGTCCTCGACCGCGGAAACGGTCCCCCCGAGCCAGTCCAAGCGCCGGTCCTCCTGCGGCGGTGCGCCGCGGCCTGCCATCGAAGCAACTGTCGTGCCACTTGCGGCCCCCTGGTGAAACCGTCGTGATCACGCGGACCTGGACCCGGCGGCCGCTCTCCGGGCGGGACCCGCGCGCCATCGCACATCGCAACCTGAAATGTCGGAGTGGAAAGGTCTGCCGACCCAGGTCTACACCAGGCCATAGTGATGGAGCTTGTTGCGCAGCGTGCGCACGCTGATCCCGAGCGCGCGTGCTGCCCGGGTCCGGTTGCCCGCGCACAGCGCGAGCGCCTGCTCGACCGCGCGACGCTCGAGCGCGCGCAGGTCGAGCACCGGCGCCGCCGCCGCCCGGCGGGCGCGCGCGGCCGCGTGCGGCGCCAGGAGCGCTGCCACGTCGACAGCCTCGCCCGGGAACCACAGCACCGCGCGCTGCATCAGGTTCTCGAGCTCGCGCAGGTTCCCGGGAAACGGATGCTGGCACAGCGCGGCGAGCGCGGCGGCGCCGAGCCGTGGCGGTGCGACACCCTGTGCCGCGGCGAATCGCTCGCCGAGAGCCACGGCGAGCCGCGCCAGCTCGTTCGGCCGCTCGCGCAGCGGCGGTACGAACAGCCGCACGACGTCGAGGCGCAGTCGAAGCTCCGCGCGCAGCCTCGCGTCGGGGCCGAGAGGGCGCTCACAGATGACCACGACGCGCGGCGCAGCGCCGGCGCCGAGCCCGGCGAGCAGCCGTGCCTGGGCCACGGGCGACAGAGCGCCCGGCTCCACCAGCACGAGCGTTCCGTCCCGAGCCGCCGCCAGCGCTCCCTGGGTGCCACCGCCGTCGCCGAGCAGCACGGAGCCGGCCTGGTCGAGCTCGCGCGCATCGAGCTCCATGAGCGGACCGTCCCGGCGCGAGCTTGCCGCGTGCAGATAGCGCGCGAGGCGGCGCCTCCCGGTGGCGGCCTCGCCCACGATCGCGACGGTGGCGTCGGCACGCGCCGCAGCCTCGGCCTCGCGGACCAGCGCCTGCATCGCGGGATCGCCGGGGACCGGCGCGAAGTGCGGCGCGAGCGGACCGCGCGCGTGCTGGCCGGCCGCTGCCGCGAGCGCGCGCTCGAGGGCGCGCACGTCGAAGGGCTTGCCGAGGAAGGCGCGCGCGCCGCCTCGCAACGCCCGCACGGCGAGCGCGAGTCGATCCCGTTCGCCCATCCCGATCGCTGCGGGCGCGTCGGGCCGCCGGCACAGGCGCTCGAGCCCGGCCACGTCCGCGTCGTCGGCGAGGTCGGTCAGCACCAGGGTGAAGGCGCCGGGATCGCCCGCGAGCGCGGCGTCGAGGCTCGGAGCGGTGTCGACGCGCCATCCCGCCGCGCGTACGCATCCCGCGAGCAGCTCCGCCAGAGCCGGGTCCGGCTCGACGATCAGGACCCGCTGCACGCCACCTCCCCGCTCGCGAAACGCACCGCCAGCCGCTCGCGCCGCAAGGCGCCGTCGCGGCGCTCCTCGTGCTCCAGGCTCGCGCCCTGCGCCGCGACGAGTGTGCGGAGCGCGCTGCGCGCTGCCGCGTCGCTGGCGCCGTCGCGCGCGGGCCCTGCCGCCTCGACCGCGAGGACCAGTGCCCCATCGTCGGGCGCCTGCTCTGCCGCGAGCGTCAGCCCGCCGCCCGTCGCGAGCCCGGCCGCCACGCAGCGCAGGAGCAGGAGCGCGGCGCGCCGCAGCGCCTGCGGCTCGCCGGCGAGGGCCGTCTCGGCTTCGGCCACCGCAGCTTCCAGATGCAGACCGCGCGCGGCCAGGGCCGGCCTCAGGCGCTCGACGATCGTCGTCAAGAGCGGGGCCACCGGCACGGCCTCGGGGCACCGGGGCTGCGCGCCGCGCCCGGGCGAGGCGGCCAGCGCCGCGAGCCCGCGGTCGAGGTCGGCGACCGCGACCGAGATCGAGCGCAGCAGCGCGCGTGCACGCGGCGTGGCTACGTCGCGCGCGAGCTGGCTCGCGGCCAGCTCGACGCGCGCCAGCGCACCGCGCAGGCTACGGCTCGTTGCGATCGCTGCGTGCACCCCTAGCTCCTCTCGCATGGCCGTCGCACCTCGTGCGGTCGCTCGGACGGGCCGGTGCGCCGGGCGCTCGCGTTCGCCGCCACCGGCATGTGCTAGCCATCCCCGCGCGTGAGCCGCGCGTCGTGCAAGCTCGCCACGGCTCGACGCTCGCGGGCCAGCGCCGACCACGCTCCGCCCGACGGCTCGGCCGCACTCGCCGCGAAGGCGGCTTCACCC from Deltaproteobacteria bacterium includes these protein-coding regions:
- a CDS encoding sigma 54-interacting transcriptional regulator, coding for MQRVLIVEPDPALAELLAGCVRAAGWRVDTAPSLDAALAGDPGAFTLVLTDLADDADVAGLERLCRRPDAPAAIGMGERDRLALAVRALRGGARAFLGKPFDVRALERALAAAAGQHARGPLAPHFAPVPGDPAMQALVREAEAAARADATVAIVGEAATGRRRLARYLHAASSRRDGPLMELDARELDQAGSVLLGDGGGTQGALAAARDGTLVLVEPGALSPVAQARLLAGLGAGAAPRVVVICERPLGPDARLRAELRLRLDVVRLFVPPLRERPNELARLAVALGERFAAAQGVAPPRLGAAALAALCQHPFPGNLRELENLMQRAVLWFPGEAVDVAALLAPHAAARARRAAAAPVLDLRALERRAVEQALALCAGNRTRAARALGISVRTLRNKLHHYGLV
- the fliF gene encoding flagellar basal-body MS-ring/collar protein FliF, whose product is MPMPDWLQNLRTQFLAWPLGRRLLFAATAVGSLAFFAWLGAGAGGPTWAPLFRGIAPEEMARVVEVLDGERIPYQLAAGGNEVQVPADRVYAARIQLAGQGLPAGGGAGFELFDKPDFGVTDFVHRVNYRRALQGELARSIAQLEPVMRARVQIALPERSPFVGDRERKPSASVIVELHPGAALSAAQVRGVVHLVSSSVEGLAADRVTVVDGRGRMLAPAGDDGVDPAQPAGTGEYQARLERELGQRVEAILAPVVGAGRVVAQVRADLDWTQTEETEERFDPDSQIERSEQRTVETDEDGVGLAEGPPGVASNVPGTTETPASSGGGASRRSSRTSETINYELSKTVRRSVEPSGTVRRLTVAVLLDGKSGADGGFTPWEEPALRDFEALAKRAIGFSEERGDQLTIANAAFQDAPEGDAGEAGGWSDGPAWPLLAQVLRGLVLLAALALAGVFVVRPLLAALGGAGAPRLPARVSDLEVELGGGTLAAAAAGASGPSPAGAAQLARARADESVKAIQSWLQQG
- the fliE gene encoding flagellar hook-basal body complex protein FliE, whose amino-acid sequence is MTTGAIESGARALAGDPAPAAGGPRAAAGGSFAERLGALLEDADRVQQDAEARARALAAGQGDVVETMVSLSRAELSVQLVTQVRDRALEAYHEIMRMQV
- the flgC gene encoding flagellar basal body rod protein FlgC is translated as MSLTQISDVAVSGLLAQRARMLVTASNLANAQTTRTAEGGPYQRRDPVFAARALEGPFADRLARRLRSVEVPRVEIDPTPGPLRFDPGHPDADAEGYVRMPNVDLVAELANLLTASRSFEADLLALKKTREMGEAALRIGR
- the flgB gene encoding flagellar basal body rod protein FlgB: MDWLGGTVSAVEDAMRFRVARQAVLAANVANADTPGYRSAEVTFADALARGAAPRRTQAGHLGGDAASGWRITAQGGAPRPDGNDVDVDRELVALSRNAGAFREQAEVLSRLFALRQIALGRGR